In Peptococcaceae bacterium, one DNA window encodes the following:
- the rplM gene encoding 50S ribosomal protein L13, producing the protein MKLRTFMAKAQEIKRKWYIIDAADKTLGRLASEAASILRGKHKPTFTPHVDSGDHVIIINAEKVRLTGKKLYKKEYVRHTGHPGGLKRTSYSVLLKTRPELVLEKAIRGMLPHNRLGDALYKKLKVYRGPQHPHQAQKPETWELKG; encoded by the coding sequence ATGAAATTGCGTACCTTCATGGCGAAGGCACAGGAAATCAAAAGGAAATGGTACATCATCGACGCCGCGGACAAGACGTTGGGCCGCCTGGCGTCTGAAGCCGCCAGCATCCTGCGCGGCAAGCACAAACCGACATTTACGCCGCACGTGGACAGCGGCGACCATGTTATAATCATTAATGCTGAAAAAGTGCGTCTGACCGGTAAAAAACTGTACAAGAAAGAGTACGTCAGGCATACCGGCCATCCCGGCGGCCTGAAAAGGACAAGTTACAGCGTCCTTTTAAAAACAAGGCCGGAACTGGTCCTGGAAAAGGCCATCAGGGGGATGCTGCCCCATAACCGCTTGGGCGACGCACTTTATAAAAAGCTGAAGGTATACAGGGGGCCGCAGCACCCGCACCAGGCCCAAAAACCGGAAACATGGGAATTAAAGGGTTAA
- the rpsI gene encoding 30S ribosomal protein S9, with amino-acid sequence MAQVQYAGTGRRKTSVARVRLVPGEGKVIINGRPLSEYFGKKTLEMIVKQPLVLTSTESRFDILAKVEGGGITGQAGAIRLGIARALLKADAGMRPALKRAGFLTRDPRMKERKKYGLKGARRAPQFSKR; translated from the coding sequence GTGGCGCAAGTGCAGTATGCAGGAACCGGACGTCGTAAAACTTCCGTAGCCAGGGTGCGTCTTGTACCCGGCGAAGGCAAGGTTATCATAAACGGCAGGCCCCTGTCCGAGTACTTTGGCAAAAAGACGCTGGAGATGATTGTCAAGCAGCCCCTGGTTCTCACCAGTACGGAGTCCAGGTTTGACATCCTGGCCAAGGTCGAGGGTGGGGGAATCACCGGCCAGGCGGGAGCAATCCGCTTGGGGATCGCCCGTGCCCTTCTCAAGGCTGATGCGGGAATGAGGCCCGCTTTGAAGAGGGCGGGCTTCCTGACGCGCGACCCGCGCATGAAAGAACGCAAGAAATACGGTTTGAAAGGAGCCCGCCGCGCTCCCCAGTTCTCCAAACGTTAA